One window of the Rosa rugosa chromosome 3, drRosRugo1.1, whole genome shotgun sequence genome contains the following:
- the LOC133736315 gene encoding non-functional pseudokinase ZRK2-like isoform X1 — MMLSKLLYSLLPCLRMEEKYALDNGSKLLEDLIASCDGKSNPIRHYSADELVRATNNFHPSCRIDDDPWSCSYKGFLDNRLVMIKRIEFSIPYEVWRDMAIRDIIISTQMSTHKNVLKLLGCCLEFPVPALVHEYAAKGVLNPTGGYGDYESLPWKTRLCIAKQLANAITYLHTAFPRPIIHRHLRPTCILLDDDYVPKISDFSLAITIPPEQSHVEDVVLGTFAYFDPEYLSSGRITEKTDVYGFGVILLVFLSGREVYQRNLKLVSYVRLHASDDQFLTIVDPKILEEIKGEDEQAQQQQLHDFLALALLCTQDESERRPDMIDVAKQLVRIEKSINPC, encoded by the coding sequence GTACTCTTTGCTTCCATGTTTGAGAATGGAGGAAAAATATGCTTTGGATAATGGAAGCAAATTATTAGAGGATCTGATTGCTTCTTGTGATGGAAAATCTAATCCCATTCGCCATTACTCTGCTGATGAACTTGTCAGGGCAACCAACAACTTCCATCCTTCTTGCCGTATAGATGATGATCCATGGTCATGTTCATATAAGGGTTTTCTAGACAACCGATTGGTTATGATTAAGCGGATCGAATTTTCAATTCCTTATGAGGTCTGGAGAGATATGGCTATTCGTGACATTATAATATCAACGCAGATGAGCACTCATAAGAATGTTTTGAAACTGTTGGGCTGCTGCTTAGAGTTCCCTGTACCGGCTCTGGTGCACGAATATGCAGCAAAAGGAGTTCTCAATCCTACAGGAGGTTATGGGGATTATGAGTCCCTCCCATGGAAAACTAGACTATGTATTGCGAAGCAGCTTGCAAATGCAATAACATATCTCCATACAGCCTTCCCCAGACCCATCATTCATAGACACCTAAGGCCCACATGTATTTTGTTGGACGATGACTATGTTCCCAAAATCTCTGACTTCTCACTTGCCATAACCATTCCTCCTGAGCAATCGCATGTCGAAGATGTTGTGCTTGGGACATTTGCGTACTTTGACCCCGAGTATTTGAGTTCTGGTCGCATTACAGAAAAGACTGATGTATATGGCTTTGGCGTCATTTTACTTGTTTTCTTGAGTGGACGAGAAGTTTATCAACGAAATCTCAAACTTGTGTCATATGTGAGATTACATGCTTCTGATGACCAGTTTCTGACTATTGTGGATCCTAAAATACTTGAGGAGATAAAAGGAGAAGATGAGCAAGCACAACAGCAGCAGTTGCATGATTTCCTAGCACTGGCATTGTTATGCACTCAAGACGAAAGTGAACGAAGGCCAGATATGATCGATGTGGCCAAACAACTTGTACGAATTGAGAAGTCTATCAATCCTTGTTAG
- the LOC133737061 gene encoding non-functional pseudokinase ZED1-like gives MRNSLLPCLRKEGEDADRSFLDNGSKLLEDLIDLIFLPFGYDLIASCDGKSNTIRHYSAQELIRATNNFDPSGIIPECSFYYKGFLDNRLIIIKKRGGRDGPYRNFKRVREEAIRDIIISMQMSTHKNVLKLLGCCLEFPIPALVHEYATQGCVLNDEGGFQSNESLPWKTRLRIAKQLASAVTYLHTAFPRPIIHRHLRPHCIFLDDDFVPKLCDFSYSITIPPEKSHVQEVVIKGTMWYLSPEFLDSGYISEKFDVYSFGVILLGFLVGRKLLAGHDDLIKSVKLHACDGQIQTIVDPKILEELGGGNEPTQLQLHDFLALAWLCTRDESELRPDMIDVAKELMRIEKSIWPPC, from the exons ATGAG GAACTCATTGCTTCCATGTTTGAGAAAGGAGGGAGAAGATGCTGATAGATCATTCTTGGATAATGGAAGCAAATTATTAGAGGATCTTATTGATCTTATTTTCTTGCCGTTTGGATAT GATCTTATTGCTTCTTGTGATGGGAAATCTAATACTATTCGCCATTACTCTGCTCAAGAACTCATCAGGGCAACCAATAACTTTGATCCTTCTGGCATTATACCGGAGTGTTCATTCTATTATAAAGGTTTTCTAGACAACCGATTAATCATCATTAAGAAGAGAGGGGGGAGGGATGGGCCCTATAGGAATTTCAAGAGGGTGAGGGAGGAGGCTATTCGTGATATTATAATTTCAATGCAGATGAGCACTCACAAGAATGTTTTGAAATTGTTGGGCTGCTGTTTAGAGTTCCCTATACCAGCTCTGGTGCATGAGTATGCAACGCAAGGCTGTGTTCTTAACGACGAAGGAGGTTTCCAGTCTAATGAATCTCTACCATGGAAAACTAGACTACGTATTGCAAAGCAGCTGGCTAGTGCAGTTACATATCTACATACAGCCTTTCCAAGACCTATCATTCACAGGCATCTGAGGCCCCATTGTATTTTCTTGGATGATGACTTTGTTCCCAAATTATGTGACTTCTCATACTCCATAACCATTCCTCCTGAGAAATCCCATGTTCAAGAAGTTGTGATAAAAGGGACAATGTGGTACCTTAGCCCTGAGTTTCTTGATTCTGGTTACATTTCAGAAAAATTTGATGTTTATAGCTTTGGTGTGATTTTACTTGGCTTCTTGGTGGGACGGAAACTTTTGGCAGGACATGACGACCTTATAAAATCTGTGAAATTGCATGCTTGTGACGGCCAGATTCAAACAATTGTTGATCCTAAAATACTCGAGGAGTTAGGGGGAGGTAATGAGCCAACACAACTTCAGTTGCATGATTTCCTAGCACTAGCATGGTTATGCACTCGAGATGAAAGTGAACTGAGGCCAGATATGATTGATGTGGCCAAAGAACTCATGCGAATTGAGAAGTCTATCTGGCCTCCTTGCTAG
- the LOC133739246 gene encoding uncharacterized protein LOC133739246 isoform X1 translates to MQSLAPIRPRFARCLPTFRAFSSSSSDYSNQSRGGLPRFFSERLPSSKGGLVRVQDDEFWHMTKVLRLRANDRVELFNGKGGLVEGVIQTVDRSGLDFVALEDPKLVLPQSTQWHVFAAFGTLKGGRADWLVEKCTELGASSVTPLLTERSPTISENRLDRLQRVNMAAAKQCQRLHEMVLNPPMKIDRLLPLVAQSKLSFLAVAEATPLVTALTSSRRETSGLIVVGPEGDFTEKEVYELIKAGSISVGLGPHRLRVETATVALLATLMLWSDSQEKCGS, encoded by the exons ATGCAGAGCCTAGCACCAATACGACCTCGTTTCGCGAGGTGCCTCCCAACCTTTCGagcattctcttcttcttcttcagattaCTCCAACCAGTCCCGCGGTGGCCTCCCTCGCTTCTTCTCCGAACGCCTCCCTTCTTCCAAG GGAGGCCTAGTTCGTGTTCAAGATGATGAGTTCTGGCACATGACTAAAGTCTTGAGATTACGCGCCAATGATAG GGTAGAGCTGTTTAATGGGAAAGGAGGTTTGGTAGAAGGAGTAATACAAACGGTGGACCGGTCCGGGCTTGATTTCGTGGCGTTGGAAGATCCAAAGTTGGTTCTTCCACAGAGCACGCAGTGGCATGTGTTTGCAGCTTTTG GTACTTTAAAGGGCGGTCGAGCTGATTGGCTTGTTGAGAAATGCACG GAGCTTGGGGCTAGTAGTGTAACTCCTCTGCTGACAGAACGTTCTCCTACTATCTCGGAAAATAGGCTGGATAGGTTGCAGAGAGTCAATATGGCAGCTGCTAAACAAT GTCAACGGCTCCATGAAATGGTATTGAATCCCCCAATGAAAATTGATCGTCTTTTGCCCCTT GTTGCACAGTCCAAGCTATCTTTTTTGGCGGTTGCAGAAGCTACTCCTCTTGTTACTGCATTAACTTCGTCAAGAAGGGAGACCAGTGGGCTGATTGTGGTTGGACCAGAAGGCG ACTTCACGGAGAAAGAGGTGTATGAATTGATAAAAGCTGGGTCAATCTCTGTTGGACTTGGCCCACATCGACTCCGGGTAGAAACTGCTACAGTGGCTCTTCTGGCAACTCTGATGTTATGGTCTGATTCTCAAGAAAAGTGTGGTTCCTAA
- the LOC133737062 gene encoding uncharacterized protein LOC133737062 yields MSASSSGAQAICPWAFMGFLDSTTPPPTAPPPPKAKTFASIVSDSIESSVSLSQLPAPIVRGDKTYIKINEALYQEQLKSFKTNLLGRLLLRKGSAPLKTADLKGMLNTLWKPSAPWRLVPLGKGYFDIHFATEDDLRRVWGGGTCTLATGIFRLAQWKPDFVPGDVLPQTHAQLWVRFYGLSQDYWHPQHLMEIAHGVGTPLQLDRATKEREFGYYARVLVDVDLARELPSSLMIERENHCFPIEVVYENLCTHCGLVGHTADHCKQLNDKEQRNKKQREKPSQPLTTVVRQEYRVKRNVVISDIRHDMQMVYASPPNMTNEIVTKDQHAAPTLTVDDDSPRVQSSERELVEIAQFAQTVIEEAALGEMETIAQRVIEEPLEATIEVANARKDDLSSSETTEQVLEEHFSLENAAGELTKGKTSGHDLTEEDQCTTGIDGTPPRGQFEMQAVNSMMGGDTGLKNMTLVLSKGQKKRLRKQQREEKHPEEGTVDRYPARNRGPPHKLNL; encoded by the coding sequence ATGTCGGCGTCCAGTTCCGGTGCTCAAGCTATCTGCCCATGGGCGTTCATGGGGTTCCTTGACTCGACTACTCCTCCGCCCACAGCTCCTCCTCCGCCCAAGGCGAAAACTTTCGCATCAATTGTTTCAGATTCAATTGAATCATCGGTGTCTCTTAGCCAACTACCTGCACCGATTGTTCGCGGAGATAAAACATACATTAAGATCAATGAGGCTCTTTATCAGGAGCAATTGAAAAGTTTCAAAACCAACCTCCTTGGTCGTCTACTACTCCGTAAAGGCTCTGCACCTTTGAAGACTGCTGATCTCAAGGGTATGCTTAACACTCTGTGGAAGCCCTCAGCTCCATGGCGTCTTGTTCCGCTGGGGAAAGGATACTTCGACATTCACTTTGCAACAGAGGATGATTTGCGAAGAGTTTGGGGAGGGGGTACATGCACCCTTGCTACTGGTATTTTCAGATTGGCTCAATGGAAGCCAGATTTTGTGCCGGGAGACGTTCTCCCACAGACCCATGCTCAACTTTGGGTCAGATTTTATGGTTTGAGCCAAGACTATTGGCATCCTCAACATCTAATGGAGATTGCTCATGGAGTGGGTACTCCATTGCAATTAGACCGGGCTACGAAGGAGCGTGAGTTTGGCTATTATGCCAGAGTTTTAGTAGATGTGGATCTTGCCAGGGAATTACCATCTTCGTTGATGATCGAGCGTGAAAATCATTGTTTTCCCATTGAAGTGGTCTATGAAAATTTGTGCACCCATTGTGGTTTGGTTGGCCATACTGCTGATCATTGTAAGCAACTAAACGACAAGGAACAAAGGAACAAGAAACAGCGTGAGAAGCCTTCTCAGCCTTTGACTACTGTAGTGCGTCAAGAGTACAGGGTAAAGCGTAATGTGGTCATTTCTGATATTAGGCATGATATGCAGATGGTCTATGCTTCTCCACCAAATATGACTAATGAAATTGTTACAAAGGATCAACATGCTGCTCCAACTCTGACAGTTGATGACGACTCTCCTAGGGTCCAATCTTCTGAAAGGGAATTGGTAGAAATTGCTCAGTTTGCACAAACCGTTATTGAAGAGGCGGCTTTGGGTGAAATGGAGACTATTGCCCAGCGAGTAATAGAGGAGCCATTGGAAGCAACTATTGAAGTTGCTAATGCAAGGAAGGATGACTTGAGCTCCTCGGAAACGACTGAACAAGTTCTTGAGGAGCATTTTTCTCTGGAAAATGCAGCAGGTGAGTTGACAAAAGGGAAAACTAGTGGCCATGACTTAACTGAGGAAGACCAGTGCACAACTGGTATTGATGGAACCCCGCCTAGGGGGCAATTTGAAATGCAAGCAGTGAATTCTATGATGGGGGGTGATACAGGCCTTAAGAATATGACCCTTGTTCTTTCTAAAGGGCAGAAAAAGAGACTCCGCAAACAGCAAAGAGAGGAAAAGCATCCAGAAGAGGGCACTGTGGATCGTTACCCCGCAAGAAATAGGGGTCCTCCTCATAAGCTTAATTTATGA
- the LOC133736315 gene encoding non-functional pseudokinase ZRK2-like isoform X2 translates to MEEKYALDNGSKLLEDLIASCDGKSNPIRHYSADELVRATNNFHPSCRIDDDPWSCSYKGFLDNRLVMIKRIEFSIPYEVWRDMAIRDIIISTQMSTHKNVLKLLGCCLEFPVPALVHEYAAKGVLNPTGGYGDYESLPWKTRLCIAKQLANAITYLHTAFPRPIIHRHLRPTCILLDDDYVPKISDFSLAITIPPEQSHVEDVVLGTFAYFDPEYLSSGRITEKTDVYGFGVILLVFLSGREVYQRNLKLVSYVRLHASDDQFLTIVDPKILEEIKGEDEQAQQQQLHDFLALALLCTQDESERRPDMIDVAKQLVRIEKSINPC, encoded by the coding sequence ATGGAGGAAAAATATGCTTTGGATAATGGAAGCAAATTATTAGAGGATCTGATTGCTTCTTGTGATGGAAAATCTAATCCCATTCGCCATTACTCTGCTGATGAACTTGTCAGGGCAACCAACAACTTCCATCCTTCTTGCCGTATAGATGATGATCCATGGTCATGTTCATATAAGGGTTTTCTAGACAACCGATTGGTTATGATTAAGCGGATCGAATTTTCAATTCCTTATGAGGTCTGGAGAGATATGGCTATTCGTGACATTATAATATCAACGCAGATGAGCACTCATAAGAATGTTTTGAAACTGTTGGGCTGCTGCTTAGAGTTCCCTGTACCGGCTCTGGTGCACGAATATGCAGCAAAAGGAGTTCTCAATCCTACAGGAGGTTATGGGGATTATGAGTCCCTCCCATGGAAAACTAGACTATGTATTGCGAAGCAGCTTGCAAATGCAATAACATATCTCCATACAGCCTTCCCCAGACCCATCATTCATAGACACCTAAGGCCCACATGTATTTTGTTGGACGATGACTATGTTCCCAAAATCTCTGACTTCTCACTTGCCATAACCATTCCTCCTGAGCAATCGCATGTCGAAGATGTTGTGCTTGGGACATTTGCGTACTTTGACCCCGAGTATTTGAGTTCTGGTCGCATTACAGAAAAGACTGATGTATATGGCTTTGGCGTCATTTTACTTGTTTTCTTGAGTGGACGAGAAGTTTATCAACGAAATCTCAAACTTGTGTCATATGTGAGATTACATGCTTCTGATGACCAGTTTCTGACTATTGTGGATCCTAAAATACTTGAGGAGATAAAAGGAGAAGATGAGCAAGCACAACAGCAGCAGTTGCATGATTTCCTAGCACTGGCATTGTTATGCACTCAAGACGAAAGTGAACGAAGGCCAGATATGATCGATGTGGCCAAACAACTTGTACGAATTGAGAAGTCTATCAATCCTTGTTAG
- the LOC133739933 gene encoding UDP-glucose flavonoid 3-O-glucosyltransferase 7-like: protein METKSCEQLNILFFPYMAQGHIIPLTHIAKLFSSRGVKSTIITTPLNAPFITKATQRSKITLAFDQKIELVHIKFPSAEVGLPEECERADLITTPEMEGKFFTATRLLEPQLDQILDQHRPHCLVADFFFPWATDVATKFGIPRLYFHATGLFPLCATLSVMIHQPHKKLLSETKSIVIPGLPDVIKMTGNQIADFLKLDDEAELSRFWKAALECEKRSYGVIINSFYELEPDYADHYRKVYGRKTWHIGPVSLFDKAAEDMAAVEQHQCLKWLDSKKPNSVVYVCFGSMINFADCQLLEIAAGLEASRHDFIWVVKKQKKEIEEWLPEGFEKRMQGKGLIIRDWAPQVLILEHKAVGVFLSHCGWNSILEGVSAGIPMITWPVFADQFYTEKLVTQILRVGVGVGAEKWVSFVDASLKSEASVKREAIEKAVTRIMDGDDAEEMRNRVKALGEMASRAVEEGGSSFSDLTSLIEELRTLNGF, encoded by the coding sequence ATGGAAACTAAATCTTGTGAGCAGCTTAATATCTTGTTCTTTCCATACATGGCTCAAGGCCACATTATACCCCTCACACATATAGCAAAATTATTTTCTTCTCGTGGTGTGAAATCGACCATAATAACCACTCCGCTCAATGCACCATTCATTACCAAAGCAACCCAAAGAAGCAAAATTACTTTGGCATTTGATCAGAAAATTGAACTTGTTCACATCAAGTTCCCATCTGCTGAAGTTGGATTGCCTGAGGAATGCGAGAGGGCTGATTTGATCACAACACCAGAGATGGAAGGAAAATTCTTCACAGCCACCCGTTTGCTTGAACCACAGCTCGATCAGATTTTGGACCAACATCGACCTCATTGCCTTGTTGCTGATTTTTTCTTTCCTTGGGCTACAGATGTTGCTACCAAGTTTGGAATTCCAAGGCTATATTTTCATGCAACCGGATTGTTCCCTTTGTGTGCTACATTGAGTGTGATGATACATCAACCTCACAAGAAATTGTTATCTGAAACAAAATCTATTGTTATTCCTGGTCTCCCAGATGTGATCAAGATGACAGGAAACCAAATCGCGGATTTTTTAAAGCTAGATGATGAAGCAGAACTTAGCAGGTTCTGGAAAGCGGCCTTAGAGTGTGAGAAAAGGAGCTATGGGGTCATTATTAACAGCTTCTACGAACTTGAACCAGATTATGCTGATCATTACAGGAAGGTGTATGGGAGGAAGACATGGCATATTGGCCCGGTTTCCCTATTTGACAAGGCAGCAGAAGATATGGCCGCTGTTGAGCAACACCAGTGCTTGAAATGGCTTGATTCTAAGAAACCCAATTCGGTTGTATATGTATGTTTCGGAAGCATGATCAACTTTGCTGATTGTCAGCTCCTAGAAATTGCAGCAGGCCTTGAGGCTTCTAGACATGACTTCATCTGGGTTgtgaagaaacaaaagaaagagataGAAGAGTGGTTGCCtgaaggatttgagaagagaatgCAAGGTAAGGGACTGATTATAAGAGATTGGGCTCCCCAAGTGCTGATTCTTGAGCATAAGGCAGTTGGAGTTTTTCTCTCTCATTGTGGGTGGAACTCAATCCTTGAAGGAGTCTCTGCTGGGATACCGATGATCACCTGGCCGGTGTTTGCTGATCAGTTTTACACTGAGAAGTTGGTGACGCAGATACTTCGTGTTGGGGTTGGTGTTGGTGCTGAAAAATGGGTTTCATTTGTGGATGCAAGTTTGAAGAGTGAGGCCAGTGTGAAAAGGGAGGCCATAGAGAAGGCTGTGACAAGAATCATGGACGGTGATGACGCAGAGGAAATGAGAAACAGAGTTAAAGCGCTTGGAGAGATGGCAAGCAGGGCTGTTGAAGAAGGTGGTTCATCTTTCTCGGATTTAACTTCTCTAATTGAAGAGTTGAGGACCCTTAATGGATTTTGA
- the LOC133739246 gene encoding uncharacterized protein LOC133739246 isoform X2 — MIELFNGKGGLVEGVIQTVDRSGLDFVALEDPKLVLPQSTQWHVFAAFGTLKGGRADWLVEKCTELGASSVTPLLTERSPTISENRLDRLQRVNMAAAKQCQRLHEMVLNPPMKIDRLLPLVAQSKLSFLAVAEATPLVTALTSSRRETSGLIVVGPEGDFTEKEVYELIKAGSISVGLGPHRLRVETATVALLATLMLWSDSQEKCGS, encoded by the exons ATGATAG AGCTGTTTAATGGGAAAGGAGGTTTGGTAGAAGGAGTAATACAAACGGTGGACCGGTCCGGGCTTGATTTCGTGGCGTTGGAAGATCCAAAGTTGGTTCTTCCACAGAGCACGCAGTGGCATGTGTTTGCAGCTTTTG GTACTTTAAAGGGCGGTCGAGCTGATTGGCTTGTTGAGAAATGCACG GAGCTTGGGGCTAGTAGTGTAACTCCTCTGCTGACAGAACGTTCTCCTACTATCTCGGAAAATAGGCTGGATAGGTTGCAGAGAGTCAATATGGCAGCTGCTAAACAAT GTCAACGGCTCCATGAAATGGTATTGAATCCCCCAATGAAAATTGATCGTCTTTTGCCCCTT GTTGCACAGTCCAAGCTATCTTTTTTGGCGGTTGCAGAAGCTACTCCTCTTGTTACTGCATTAACTTCGTCAAGAAGGGAGACCAGTGGGCTGATTGTGGTTGGACCAGAAGGCG ACTTCACGGAGAAAGAGGTGTATGAATTGATAAAAGCTGGGTCAATCTCTGTTGGACTTGGCCCACATCGACTCCGGGTAGAAACTGCTACAGTGGCTCTTCTGGCAACTCTGATGTTATGGTCTGATTCTCAAGAAAAGTGTGGTTCCTAA
- the LOC133740737 gene encoding uncharacterized protein LOC133740737 encodes MTNQLESLVESIKSKVRALKKKSKKPYIKMDKSSSVKVEIRSKKARKLIDKTLKLADRPGKRSVF; translated from the coding sequence ATGACGAACCAGTTGGAGAGCTTGGTGGAGTCGATCAAGTCGAAGGTACGAGCTCTGAAGAAGAAATCGAAGAAACCCTACATAAAGATGGACAAGAGCTCCAGCGTCAAGGTCGAGATTCGGAGCAAAAAGGCTCGCAAGCTCATTGACAAGACCCTCAAGCTTGCTGATCGTCCCGGAAAGCGTTCTGTTTTTTGA